The following are encoded together in the Acidovorax sp. KKS102 genome:
- a CDS encoding DUF4158 domain-containing protein yields the protein MSSYYLRFVGADTLPKSLSKREVEECFGLSIEDIQELRPPRFRGTARLGAAVQLVMLRATGRHPDAFSGLPSVLLRYLTSA from the coding sequence TTGTCTAGCTACTACCTACGTTTCGTTGGCGCCGATACCCTGCCCAAATCGCTATCTAAGCGGGAAGTCGAAGAGTGCTTTGGGCTGAGCATTGAAGACATCCAGGAGCTGCGCCCGCCCCGGTTCAGAGGGACTGCACGCCTTGGCGCTGCAGTCCAACTGGTCATGCTGCGCGCCACCGGGCGGCACCCCGATGCCTTTTCAGGCCTCCCCTCCGTTTTGCTGCGGTACCTGACCTCAGCGTGA
- a CDS encoding TolC family protein: MNRPLHTPRAKLVIAVAAVAVLSGCASVNLEQNLTSANTAASGFTDGQLTLARDQSERDALRQRASDLLAKPLSQKDAVQLALVNSPSLQAIVAQNWADASTAAQSGRIANPILSLERVRLGSETEIGRILSFGLLDLLTLPTRKGIAEQRIKQTQLRLSSDVVDQVTQVRQAWVRAVAAQQTLAYTQQVVASAQASAELAKRMQAVGNFNKLDRVRQQAFYADTATQLASAQHQVTAAREELVRLLGLDDSQAQQLKLPERLPTLPKEPLSPSDAGRQASKGRLDLQIAKADYDAAARAQGWNTITTFTDIELGVRRDSVFDAAENTHSTRRGFEISLQLPIFDWGGMRRDAMNAQTLAAANRLEATARAAGSNLRESYSAYRTAYDIARHHRDEVIPLRKTISEENQLRYNGMLISVFELLADSRDQVNSVMAALNAEQQFWLADAALQASLIGKPTSAGVSGGGAAAAEAGAGH, from the coding sequence ATGAACCGCCCCTTGCACACGCCCCGCGCCAAACTCGTGATCGCCGTGGCCGCAGTGGCGGTCTTGTCTGGTTGCGCCAGCGTGAATCTGGAGCAGAACCTCACCAGCGCCAATACAGCCGCAAGCGGTTTCACGGACGGCCAGCTTACCTTGGCCCGGGACCAGAGCGAGCGGGACGCCTTGCGCCAGCGCGCTTCGGATCTGCTGGCCAAGCCGCTCAGTCAGAAGGATGCCGTTCAACTCGCACTCGTCAATAGCCCATCCCTGCAGGCCATCGTGGCTCAAAACTGGGCGGACGCTTCCACGGCAGCCCAGTCCGGCCGCATCGCCAACCCCATTCTGAGCCTGGAGCGCGTTCGCCTGGGCAGCGAGACGGAGATCGGCCGCATCCTGTCCTTCGGCCTGCTTGACCTGCTGACCTTGCCGACACGCAAAGGCATCGCCGAGCAGCGCATCAAGCAGACCCAGTTGCGCCTGAGCAGCGACGTAGTGGACCAAGTCACGCAGGTACGTCAGGCCTGGGTCCGGGCTGTCGCCGCGCAACAGACACTGGCATACACCCAACAGGTCGTCGCAAGTGCTCAAGCCAGCGCTGAGTTGGCCAAGCGCATGCAGGCAGTGGGCAATTTCAACAAGCTCGATCGTGTGCGCCAGCAAGCGTTCTACGCCGACACTGCGACCCAGCTGGCCAGTGCGCAGCACCAGGTCACGGCAGCCCGTGAGGAGCTGGTGCGGCTGCTAGGCCTGGACGATAGCCAAGCCCAACAGCTCAAGTTGCCTGAACGCCTTCCCACACTGCCCAAGGAGCCGCTGTCCCCATCGGACGCTGGCCGCCAAGCGTCTAAGGGGCGGCTGGATCTGCAGATCGCGAAGGCTGACTACGACGCAGCCGCACGCGCGCAAGGCTGGAACACGATCACGACCTTCACGGACATCGAGTTGGGCGTGCGGCGCGACTCAGTCTTTGATGCCGCCGAGAACACCCACTCCACGCGGCGCGGCTTCGAGATCAGCTTGCAGTTACCCATCTTCGATTGGGGTGGAATGCGGCGCGACGCCATGAATGCGCAGACCCTGGCTGCGGCCAACCGCCTGGAAGCAACCGCACGCGCGGCGGGTTCGAACCTTAGGGAGAGCTACTCCGCGTACCGCACTGCATATGACATCGCGCGTCACCACCGCGACGAGGTGATTCCCCTGCGAAAAACCATCTCCGAAGAAAACCAGCTTCGCTACAACGGGATGCTGATCAGCGTTTTCGAGTTGCTTGCCGACTCCCGCGACCAGGTGAACTCGGTGATGGCGGCCCTGAACGCCGAACAGCAGTTCTGGCTGGCGGACGCCGCCCTTCAGGCCTCTCTCATCGGCAAGCCCACCAGCGCTGGCGTCTCGGGCGGTGGCGCAGCCGCTGCCGAAGCCGGTGCAGGCCACTGA
- a CDS encoding copper-binding protein — translation MKTKNSFAVLGAIALAAAFATNVYAQTAMSKDSMPGMDMPGMKMAPKDKGGMAGMNMPGMAMDKSAAATATDGEVRKIDKENQKITLKHGDIKNLDMPGMTMVFKVKDAALLDKVQVGSKVRFNAEKSDGAIVVTSMEIAQ, via the coding sequence ATGAAAACCAAAAATTCCTTCGCTGTTCTTGGCGCTATCGCACTGGCAGCGGCTTTCGCAACCAATGTCTATGCCCAAACCGCAATGAGCAAGGACAGTATGCCGGGCATGGATATGCCGGGCATGAAGATGGCACCCAAGGACAAGGGCGGCATGGCGGGTATGAACATGCCTGGCATGGCCATGGACAAGTCGGCAGCGGCTACCGCGACAGATGGTGAGGTTCGCAAGATTGACAAGGAAAACCAGAAAATCACCTTGAAGCATGGTGACATCAAAAATCTCGATATGCCTGGCATGACTATGGTTTTCAAGGTCAAGGACGCAGCCTTGTTGGACAAGGTCCAAGTTGGTAGCAAGGTCAGGTTCAATGCCGAAAAATCGGACGGCGCGATAGTCGTGACCAGCATGGAAATTGCCCAGTAA
- a CDS encoding multicopper oxidase family protein, which yields MNSRRDFFRFAGIAGGAVAAASVSRVAMAALPEPVYQTSADTMAPLVPNSGRPYNPVVTLNGWTLPWRMNQGVKEFHLVAEPVVREMAPGFKAHLWGYNGQSPGPTIEVVEGDRVRIFVTNKLPEHTSIHWHGQRLPNGMDGVAGLNQPAIQSGKTFVYEFVARRPGTFMYHPHADEMTQMAMGMMGFWITHPKTKHPLIDEVNRDFCFLLSAYDIEPGAATPKVAEMLNFNLWTWNSRIFPGIDSLNVRLNDKVRIRIGNLTMTNHPMHLHGHEFLVTGTDGGPTPKSTRLYEVTTDVAVGQMRQIEFLADEEGDWAFHCHKSHHTMNAMGHDIPTMIGVDHRGVAKKINNLIPDYMVMGERGMADMTEMEMPIPDNTIPMMTGEGPFGSVEMGGMFSVVKVRRDQKPGDYKNPGWYKNPEGTVAYEYTGPMAEPARFKAEGGQSMPRKEKSSSDTVVKVKKPSSHSGH from the coding sequence ATGAATTCAAGAAGAGATTTTTTCCGGTTTGCTGGCATTGCCGGAGGGGCCGTGGCCGCAGCGAGTGTGAGCCGCGTGGCAATGGCCGCACTGCCAGAACCCGTGTACCAGACAAGCGCAGACACCATGGCGCCGCTGGTGCCCAACTCCGGGCGCCCCTACAACCCGGTGGTCACGCTCAACGGCTGGACGCTGCCCTGGCGCATGAACCAGGGGGTCAAGGAGTTCCACCTGGTGGCAGAACCCGTTGTGCGCGAAATGGCCCCTGGCTTCAAGGCCCACCTGTGGGGATACAACGGCCAGAGTCCTGGTCCCACCATTGAAGTGGTGGAAGGCGACCGCGTTCGCATTTTTGTGACCAACAAGCTGCCCGAGCACACCAGCATCCACTGGCATGGACAGCGTTTGCCCAATGGCATGGACGGTGTGGCGGGATTGAACCAGCCCGCAATCCAGTCGGGCAAGACCTTCGTCTACGAATTCGTGGCGCGCCGTCCAGGTACCTTCATGTACCACCCGCACGCCGATGAGATGACCCAGATGGCCATGGGCATGATGGGCTTTTGGATCACGCATCCAAAGACCAAGCATCCGCTGATTGATGAAGTGAATCGAGACTTTTGCTTCCTGCTCAGTGCCTACGACATTGAGCCCGGGGCCGCTACGCCGAAGGTCGCGGAAATGCTGAATTTCAATTTATGGACTTGGAACAGCCGCATCTTTCCTGGCATCGATTCCTTGAACGTCCGGCTCAACGACAAGGTGCGCATTCGCATCGGCAACCTCACCATGACCAACCACCCCATGCATTTGCACGGTCATGAGTTTTTGGTCACCGGCACGGATGGCGGTCCCACACCAAAGAGCACGCGTCTCTATGAAGTGACCACCGACGTGGCAGTGGGCCAGATGCGCCAGATCGAGTTCCTCGCGGACGAAGAAGGCGACTGGGCGTTCCACTGCCACAAGAGCCACCACACCATGAATGCAATGGGTCACGACATTCCCACCATGATTGGAGTGGACCATCGCGGCGTCGCCAAGAAGATCAACAACCTGATCCCCGACTACATGGTCATGGGCGAACGGGGCATGGCAGACATGACCGAGATGGAGATGCCCATCCCGGACAACACCATTCCCATGATGACGGGGGAAGGCCCGTTCGGGTCGGTCGAAATGGGCGGGATGTTCAGCGTCGTCAAAGTACGCCGCGACCAGAAGCCGGGCGACTACAAAAATCCGGGTTGGTACAAGAACCCAGAGGGCACGGTGGCGTACGAGTACACCGGGCCGATGGCTGAACCGGCCCGCTTCAAGGCCGAGGGTGGGCAGTCCATGCCTCGCAAAGAGAAATCCAGCTCAGACACCGTCGTCAAGGTCAAAAAGCCGTCTTCGCACAGCGGCCACTGA
- a CDS encoding plastocyanin/azurin family copper-binding protein, with the protein MKRTLTLIAASALVALSFNSFAGGTHSGGHGHASEESAIGQPGKAAKVTRTINVDMADTMRFTPAAISVKQGETIKFVIKNSGQVKHEFSLGTEAELKEHYETMKKFPEMEHDEPSKISLAPGKQGEIIWQFTKAGDVNFACLYPGHYDAGMKGLVTVAGTAAAAGAAPKAGAAAAHKH; encoded by the coding sequence ATGAAACGCACTCTCACCCTGATCGCAGCCTCCGCCCTGGTGGCTCTGTCCTTCAACAGCTTTGCAGGTGGTACTCATAGCGGTGGTCACGGCCACGCAAGCGAGGAGTCAGCCATTGGTCAACCCGGTAAGGCTGCCAAGGTGACCCGCACAATCAACGTGGACATGGCTGACACCATGCGCTTCACGCCGGCAGCGATCTCCGTCAAGCAGGGCGAAACCATCAAGTTCGTGATCAAGAACAGTGGCCAGGTAAAGCACGAGTTCAGCCTGGGCACTGAGGCCGAGCTCAAGGAGCACTACGAGACCATGAAGAAGTTCCCCGAGATGGAGCATGACGAGCCCAGCAAGATCTCCCTCGCCCCAGGCAAACAGGGCGAAATCATCTGGCAATTCACCAAAGCCGGGGATGTGAATTTTGCATGCCTGTACCCAGGCCACTACGACGCTGGCATGAAGGGCCTGGTGACCGTCGCCGGAACAGCCGCGGCCGCTGGTGCCGCGCCCAAAGCCGGTGCCGCAGCAGCCCACAAGCATTGA
- a CDS encoding copper resistance protein B — MTNNYLKQLASLRWLAAAALGLSALSAQAMEDESIYSYTKIEAGTGKIRGQAGSSQSLSVDGWIGGDFNRLWYQFDGERAGGRIEAAELQLLYGRYIAPFWDAQVGLRHDARPGKRNYLTLGVRGLAPYAFDVDLKLFVRDDGKVSARTRFENDFLLTNRFVARPYVNVEWSASNVDATVRRGLYQADFGLQARYEFNRQFAPYVDVSRTFYPRAQSGGPRPATTVRAGLRVIF; from the coding sequence ATGACGAACAACTATCTCAAACAATTAGCGTCCCTGCGCTGGCTCGCCGCCGCAGCGCTGGGCTTGTCCGCCCTGTCTGCACAGGCCATGGAAGACGAATCGATTTATTCCTACACCAAGATAGAAGCCGGAACCGGCAAGATACGCGGCCAAGCGGGCTCAAGCCAGTCACTCAGTGTGGACGGCTGGATCGGTGGCGACTTCAACCGCCTGTGGTACCAATTTGACGGAGAACGCGCGGGTGGTCGAATCGAGGCTGCGGAACTGCAACTGCTCTACGGCCGCTACATTGCCCCATTTTGGGACGCACAAGTGGGCCTCCGTCACGACGCGAGACCGGGTAAGCGCAATTACCTCACCTTGGGCGTGCGCGGTCTCGCGCCCTATGCCTTTGACGTGGACCTCAAACTGTTCGTTCGCGACGATGGCAAGGTGTCTGCTCGCACGCGGTTTGAGAACGACTTTTTGCTCACAAACCGTTTCGTCGCACGCCCGTACGTTAATGTGGAGTGGTCGGCCTCGAACGTCGATGCAACCGTGCGCAGGGGTCTCTACCAGGCCGATTTCGGGCTTCAGGCGCGTTACGAATTCAACCGCCAGTTCGCGCCATATGTCGATGTTTCCCGTACCTTCTATCCGCGCGCACAATCGGGCGGTCCGCGCCCCGCAACTACGGTTCGTGCCGGCTTACGTGTGATTTTCTAA
- a CDS encoding copper resistance system multicopper oxidase — MDELKRKSLQSLLGLGAVGALTPAWAQLRAVEIGALPVNRAYDLKIAETVLNITGKPSMGITINGTMPGPVLRFREGDEVVIRVTNQLREITGVHWHGLLVPNSEDGVPGVTFPGIQPGETFTYRFKLRQSGTYWYHSHAALQEAAGYFAPIVIDPIKPDPFKYDREYIVMLSDWNDTPPQQVLANLKKVDGFYNYRRITTPQFLAQLRNAPDKKARDSIWNDRMEWAKMRMDPTDYSDGGDEWTFLMAGKKPAENWTALFKPGERVRLRFINASPMNMFDVRIPGLPMTVVQADGQNVSPVDVDEFRIGNGETYDVIVQPKEAKAYSIFVPTIARIGYALGTLAPELGMSAPVPDMGPKPVRTMADMGMAGMDMSGSANTSGAADASGMAGMPGMDMGKLAAPSPGASMTMPSTPADNAMADMPGMASSGKPASAAMSADSMAGMPGMSNQTAGAPITAPVDADGQRRLKYALLRAATRNADNRAPERELLVRLTGDMTRYFWSMNDKKLSNAKPLKIGLGERVRIKMVNETMMEHPMHLHGVFMELVNGNGVFGPRKHTIIVPPAQTVELDVTYEDEGTWAFHCHLFYHAATGMMRLVEVA, encoded by the coding sequence ATGGATGAACTGAAACGCAAATCGCTGCAGTCGCTGCTCGGCCTGGGCGCCGTTGGAGCGCTGACACCCGCATGGGCACAGCTGCGCGCTGTTGAGATTGGCGCGTTACCCGTCAACCGCGCCTATGATTTGAAGATCGCTGAGACGGTGCTCAATATCACTGGCAAGCCTTCCATGGGTATCACCATCAACGGCACCATGCCGGGGCCTGTGCTGCGTTTCCGTGAGGGCGACGAAGTCGTTATTCGTGTGACCAATCAGCTTCGTGAAATCACCGGCGTTCACTGGCATGGCTTACTGGTACCCAACAGCGAGGATGGCGTGCCAGGCGTTACCTTTCCGGGCATTCAGCCGGGCGAAACCTTCACCTATCGCTTCAAGCTGCGCCAGTCGGGGACGTACTGGTATCACAGCCATGCGGCTCTGCAGGAAGCTGCGGGCTATTTCGCCCCCATCGTCATCGACCCGATCAAGCCCGATCCGTTCAAGTACGACCGTGAATACATTGTGATGCTTTCGGACTGGAACGACACGCCACCGCAGCAGGTTCTAGCGAACCTGAAGAAGGTTGATGGTTTCTACAACTACCGGCGAATCACGACGCCACAATTCCTTGCCCAGTTGCGCAATGCGCCCGACAAGAAGGCGCGTGATTCCATCTGGAACGATCGCATGGAATGGGCCAAGATGCGCATGGACCCGACCGACTACAGCGATGGCGGTGACGAGTGGACTTTCCTGATGGCAGGCAAAAAGCCAGCCGAGAACTGGACCGCGCTTTTCAAGCCTGGCGAACGCGTGCGCTTGCGCTTCATCAACGCCTCGCCGATGAATATGTTTGATGTCCGAATTCCAGGCCTGCCGATGACTGTGGTGCAGGCCGACGGTCAGAACGTGAGCCCTGTCGATGTCGATGAATTCCGCATCGGCAACGGCGAAACCTACGACGTGATTGTGCAACCGAAGGAAGCCAAGGCCTACAGTATTTTCGTGCCCACTATCGCACGCATCGGCTACGCTTTGGGAACATTAGCACCGGAACTTGGCATGAGTGCCCCCGTGCCGGACATGGGACCGAAGCCCGTGCGGACTATGGCCGACATGGGCATGGCGGGCATGGACATGAGCGGCTCGGCCAATACCTCGGGCGCGGCAGATGCTTCAGGCATGGCCGGAATGCCCGGCATGGATATGGGTAAACTGGCGGCCCCTTCGCCAGGCGCGTCTATGACCATGCCTTCCACGCCTGCCGACAACGCCATGGCCGACATGCCCGGCATGGCATCGTCGGGTAAGCCCGCGTCTGCTGCAATGTCGGCGGATTCGATGGCGGGTATGCCCGGGATGTCGAACCAGACGGCAGGAGCCCCGATCACTGCCCCGGTGGATGCGGACGGCCAGCGCCGACTGAAATACGCGCTGCTGCGCGCTGCCACCCGCAACGCCGACAACCGTGCGCCGGAAAGAGAGCTTTTGGTACGGTTAACCGGTGACATGACGCGTTATTTCTGGTCGATGAACGACAAGAAACTTTCCAATGCCAAGCCCCTCAAAATAGGGCTTGGGGAGAGGGTACGCATCAAGATGGTCAACGAAACCATGATGGAGCACCCGATGCACTTGCACGGTGTATTCATGGAGCTGGTCAATGGCAATGGCGTATTCGGCCCGCGCAAACACACCATCATCGTGCCACCGGCACAAACAGTGGAGCTAGATGTTACCTACGAAGATGAAGGCACTTGGGCCTTCCACTGCCATCTTTTTTACCACGCAGCGACCGGCATGATGCGCCTCGTTGAAGTAGCTTAA
- a CDS encoding heavy metal response regulator transcription factor produces the protein MKILIVEDEIKTGEYLRQGLREAGFNADLVHNGVDGLHLAQEGDYDLVILDVMLPGMDGWQVLTNLRRRGLEMPVLFLTAKDQVQDRIKGLELGADDYLVKPFSFAELLARARTILRRGRNGTEVTVLQVADLELDLLRRRVSRSGKRIDLTAKEFGLLELLMRRQGEVLPRSLIASQVWDMNFDSDSNVIEVAMRRLRAKIDDAYDAKLIQTVRGMGYVLEAPQENV, from the coding sequence GTGAAGATATTGATCGTCGAGGATGAAATCAAAACCGGCGAATACCTGCGCCAAGGCTTGCGTGAGGCAGGGTTCAACGCCGATCTGGTTCACAACGGAGTCGATGGCCTGCATCTGGCCCAGGAAGGTGACTACGACCTGGTGATCCTGGATGTGATGCTTCCTGGGATGGATGGCTGGCAGGTGCTCACCAATCTGCGTCGCCGGGGCCTGGAGATGCCCGTACTGTTTCTCACGGCCAAGGATCAGGTGCAAGACCGGATCAAAGGGTTGGAACTGGGGGCGGACGACTACCTGGTCAAACCGTTTTCCTTTGCCGAGCTATTGGCGCGAGCGCGCACCATCCTCAGGCGTGGTCGCAATGGCACCGAGGTGACGGTCCTCCAGGTGGCCGATCTAGAACTAGACCTCTTGCGGCGGCGAGTCAGCAGATCTGGCAAACGCATCGACCTCACGGCCAAGGAGTTCGGACTCCTGGAGCTGCTGATGCGCCGCCAAGGGGAAGTTCTGCCGCGCTCTCTGATCGCGTCGCAGGTGTGGGATATGAATTTCGACAGCGATTCCAACGTGATTGAGGTGGCGATGCGCAGGCTTCGGGCCAAGATTGACGATGCCTATGACGCCAAGCTGATTCAGACGGTGCGAGGCATGGGTTATGTGCTTGAGGCACCCCAGGAGAATGTGTGA
- a CDS encoding heavy metal sensor histidine kinase: MIARYSLTTRLTVFFTLASGLVLVGLGTLVAISIDRHFVELDRDALRDKIHLTREVIGKSTSPQDLKIRLDDVLHSHEGLFVSVFRDKDPLYATTGFQFPQDLIAQTQKARLGVASWQTNDREYRGMSESVSMPGASQAPLQIWVALDIAHHKHFMQGLIRVLVGYVALATLVAGILGWWAAKNGLAPLRTMRSRAMAITAQRLDDRMPTQEFPVEMADLATTLNEMLRRLKEEFDRLSEFSSDLAHELRTPINNLMTQTQVTLSQARSPHEYRNILASNAEEYQRLARMVADMLFLAKADHGLILPSTEKIAVHDETRALYDFYEALAEEKQVRLELVGQAEVWGDRLMLRRALSNLLSNAIRYTPAGERVVIDVMGNAHGTTVNVLNAGPPIDEQMIPRLFDRFFRADKSRKQLDSDGAGLGLSITQAIVHAHGGSMSVSSVDGMTCFSMYFPSAQNIGKRLTTDA; encoded by the coding sequence GTGATAGCTCGGTACTCGCTCACGACACGACTGACAGTCTTTTTTACGCTGGCTTCCGGGCTCGTGCTTGTTGGCCTGGGGACACTTGTTGCCATTTCCATTGACCGGCATTTTGTGGAACTCGACCGCGATGCTCTGCGCGACAAAATTCACCTCACACGTGAGGTGATAGGAAAATCCACGTCACCGCAGGACCTCAAAATTCGGCTGGACGACGTTTTGCACAGCCACGAGGGCCTTTTTGTCAGCGTTTTCCGTGACAAGGACCCGCTTTACGCGACCACGGGTTTCCAGTTTCCACAGGACCTCATCGCCCAAACCCAGAAAGCCCGCTTGGGGGTCGCATCCTGGCAGACCAATGACCGCGAGTACCGAGGGATGTCCGAATCCGTATCGATGCCGGGCGCCTCTCAAGCACCGCTCCAGATTTGGGTCGCGTTGGACATCGCACACCACAAGCATTTCATGCAAGGCCTGATTCGGGTGCTCGTGGGTTACGTGGCATTGGCAACGCTGGTGGCTGGGATCCTGGGCTGGTGGGCTGCAAAGAATGGCTTGGCGCCCCTTCGGACAATGCGGTCTCGCGCGATGGCGATCACGGCGCAGCGGCTGGACGATCGGATGCCAACTCAGGAGTTTCCGGTGGAGATGGCAGACTTGGCTACAACCCTCAACGAGATGCTCCGGCGCTTGAAAGAGGAGTTTGATCGCTTGTCCGAGTTTTCTTCGGATCTGGCCCACGAGTTGCGTACGCCGATCAACAACCTGATGACGCAGACACAGGTCACCCTCAGCCAGGCACGCTCCCCGCACGAGTACCGTAACATCCTCGCGTCCAACGCGGAGGAGTACCAGCGACTGGCGCGCATGGTTGCGGACATGTTGTTCCTGGCGAAGGCCGATCACGGACTCATCCTTCCCAGCACCGAGAAAATCGCGGTTCACGATGAAACGCGAGCCCTGTATGACTTCTATGAGGCGCTGGCCGAAGAAAAGCAGGTGCGGCTGGAGCTCGTTGGGCAGGCAGAGGTTTGGGGTGATCGATTGATGCTCCGTCGAGCCCTGAGCAATCTTTTGTCCAATGCGATTCGCTACACGCCCGCTGGTGAGCGCGTGGTCATCGACGTTATGGGCAATGCCCACGGAACTACGGTAAACGTCCTGAACGCCGGCCCTCCCATCGACGAGCAAATGATCCCCCGCCTCTTTGACCGGTTTTTCCGGGCCGACAAATCGCGAAAGCAACTGGACTCAGATGGAGCGGGCCTTGGCCTTTCTATCACCCAGGCCATCGTTCACGCGCACGGCGGCAGCATGTCAGTGAGTTCGGTCGATGGCATGACCTGCTTTTCGATGTATTTCCCCAGTGCTCAGAACATTGGCAAGCGCCTCACAACAGATGCATGA
- a CDS encoding IS3 family transposase (programmed frameshift) produces MKKYQTEFKLKVVKSFMAGDGGAKLLARQWSVPEEKIRTWVSHYRLHGIDGLRPKRSTYSAQFKLQVLSHQDREQLSSRQVAAIYDIRNPNQVVVWRRNLDQGRLQAIENEKEERPKMKLEGRCAAPSDKVAADATQTLREENERLRAEVAYLKKLQALNSVEEISCADKARLIAGLRHHHKLAYLLQVAGLPRSTFYYQCQASQRADQQCALEARIRTVYDEHKGRYGYRRITAALCNAVLEPINHKCVQRLMRKMGLRALIRVKKRSRHVLGVSDAHVPNVLQRDFRATAPNQKWATDVTEFNVNGHKLYLSACMDLYNGEIVAYRMARRPVFEMVSSMLEAALARTACTGELIVHSDQGWHYKMQPYRAMLVQRGVKQSMSRKGNCFDNAAIESFFGTLKAEYFRLAAPDSLDTLEAGVHDYIHYYNHERIKLRLSGLSPVGYRLRNSD; encoded by the exons ATGAAGAAGTATCAGACAGAGTTCAAGCTCAAAGTGGTCAAGAGTTTTATGGCTGGGGACGGTGGGGCAAAGCTGCTGGCGCGCCAATGGTCTGTGCCTGAGGAGAAGATCCGCACTTGGGTGAGCCACTACCGCCTGCACGGCATTGACGGGCTGCGCCCCAAGCGCAGCACGTACAGTGCGCAGTTCAAACTGCAAGTGCTGTCCCATCAGGATCGCGAACAGCTCTCCAGCCGCCAGGTCGCGGCGATCTATGACATCCGCAATCCCAACCAAGTAGTGGTCTGGCGACGCAATCTCGATCAAGGCCGCCTGCAAGCTATTGAGAACGAGAAAGAAGAGCGTCCCAAGATGAAGCTGGAAGGCCGCTGCGCAGCGCCGTCGGACAAGGTTGCCGCCGACGCAACGCAAACCCTACGAGAAGAGAACGAACGACTGCGCGCCGAGGTCGCGTACCTAAAAAAATTGCAGGCCTTGA ATTCGGTCGAAGAGATCAGCTGCGCCGACAAAGCGCGTCTGATTGCCGGGTTGAGGCATCACCATAAATTGGCATACCTGTTGCAGGTCGCAGGCCTGCCACGCAGCACGTTCTACTACCAATGCCAAGCGAGCCAGCGCGCCGACCAGCAATGCGCCTTGGAGGCCAGGATTCGTACTGTCTATGACGAGCATAAAGGACGCTATGGCTACAGACGGATCACGGCCGCGCTATGCAATGCTGTGTTGGAACCGATCAACCACAAGTGCGTGCAGCGTCTGATGCGCAAGATGGGGCTGCGCGCGTTGATTCGGGTGAAGAAGCGATCCCGGCATGTTCTAGGCGTCAGCGATGCGCACGTGCCGAACGTTCTACAGCGCGACTTCCGTGCGACCGCACCAAACCAGAAGTGGGCAACCGATGTCACCGAATTCAATGTGAATGGCCACAAGCTCTACCTGTCAGCTTGCATGGACCTCTACAACGGCGAGATCGTCGCGTACCGCATGGCAAGGCGTCCGGTCTTCGAGATGGTTTCCAGCATGCTCGAGGCAGCGCTGGCACGGACCGCTTGCACGGGGGAACTGATCGTCCACTCGGACCAAGGTTGGCACTACAAGATGCAGCCCTATCGAGCGATGCTTGTGCAACGGGGAGTCAAGCAAAGCATGAGCCGAAAGGGCAACTGCTTTGACAATGCGGCAATTGAGAGCTTCTTCGGCACCCTCAAGGCCGAGTACTTCCGGCTTGCTGCGCCCGACAGCCTTGATACGCTCGAAGCGGGCGTGCATGATTACATTCACTACTACAACCATGAGCGCATCAAGCTCAGATTGAGCGGACTCAGCCCGGTGGGATACCGGCTGAGAAACAGCGACTGA